The sequence AACGGACTGGAACTTTTCTCTGAGCCAGAGCCTGGGAAGGTTTTTGGTCATACTCGCAAGTTGTCTAGTGAAAGTGTTGGAAGTGATGGAAGTTCTCTTAGAGGCAGTGAAGTATCAAATTTTGGCATGCCAAATTCATCTGGTGATGGGTCTCTTGACCTTCCTGGAGGTGCTGAGATTTCAAGTGTGGCAGGAGATTCACACATAGTTCTTCCATCAGATCAACGTCAAAGAATTAGCAGAGTTCTACTGACCATGCAACGGAGATTAGGCTCAGCGAAAACAGATATGGAGGACCTTATTGCAAGACTAAATCAAGAAATGGCGGTGAAAGATTACCTTACAACAAAGGTAAAATTGAACCTGCTATCCAGATTCATCCTTTGAGTTACTTCTATTAATTGATTGTGTGCTTTTATAGAGTGATATGCAGCCTTTTGCTTACATTATACATCACAGTTTTGTGGCTTTTATATGTACACATGACCATAATGTCCTTTTAGACGGATTAAAGACCTTTTTGGCCTTGACCTATCCACGAAATGCCCTTTTACCCCCTGACCTATCAATTTTCACACTAGGCCCTGTCAGGATTAGGATTTCTGACACTAAGATTAGGGCAGAAAAGATCTtaggagaagagaagaagagagaaagaagagagaaggttaGAGAGAGATTGAGATAAacagagaaaagagagagagtttagaagaaagaaataaagatttcaTTAATCAATTTGCATAATGAATTGGTACAGTACAATTCTCTTAAATAGGAAAAATGGGAAAAGGAAAGTATACTAGTCTTCCTAAATTCATGGCCCTAATTATTCTAACTTACCTTAAATCACCATATTAATTctaacctaccttaaataaTAATAGGAAATATAACCTATCCtaaataagaataggaaatatAGCAATTCACTCTAAATAGGCCTAATAACAGCCACAGCTGTAAACATTCCTAAATAACATCTATTAAGGCTAAATACCACTTAATGTAAAAACAATTAACCACCTAATAATACCTAGATAATCCCTATCTATAATTGTGACAGGCCCCTGACCTATTGCAATGTGATCCAGTGTCGCCCAATTCAGACGGAAAAAACAGACACCGTCTAAATTGGTTCAAATTGTGATATTTTCGGCCAATTGAGCTTTTGGCATTGGGGTAAAGGGGTATTTAGTGGATAGGTTAGGGGCCAAATAGGTCTTTAATCCAAGGTTAGACGGCCAATGCTAGAAGCTCAGTTGGTTAAAATATCATGATTTCAACCAATTTAGACACCATGTGGTTGCTCCTTCTAAATTGGGTGACGTTGGATCACATTGCTATAGGTCAGGTGCCAAatgtgaaaaattgaaaaattgatAGGTCCACGGATAGGTCAGGTGTCGAAAAGGTCTCTAATCCCCTTTTTTAGACATCATAAATTGAAAGTTTGCCATGTCCTATATATTGTCTTATTATCTGTGGCCGATGCTAGAAGCTCAGTTGGTTAAAATATCCTGATTTCAACCAATTCAGACACCATGTGGTTGCTCCTTCTAAAATGGGTGACATTGGATCACACTGCAATAGGTCAGGAGCCAAATGTGAGAAATTGAAAAATTGATTGGTCCACGGATAGGTCAGGGGTCGAAAAGGTCTCTAATCCCCTTTTCGACATCATAAATTGAAAGGTTGCCATGTCCTATATATTGTCTTATTATCCTGCTACATCAATATTTATTTGTAGATCTTATGAAAGAACGCTTGCCATTAACCAATTATACCGCAGGTTAAGGATTTGGAAGCAGAACTTGATATCAGTaaacagaaaaataaagaaaacttGCAGCAAGCTGTTTTGATTGAAAGGGAAAGGCTAACACAAATGCAGTGGGATATGGAGGATCTAAGGAGGAAATCATTAGAAATGGAGTTGAAGTTGAAGTCTAAAGAGGTTAGGAGGCGTCGACCACAATTCTGCCTTAGATAtcattttgttatgtttatcgCGAGTAATATTTCAAATTGTGCACTTTAGATTTCTTTGCCAGAAAAGCCAGCTCTCTCTATCGCAAGGATTTGAATTATTATACATGTGACTGCCACAGGTTGAAAATTCAGGTACAGGATTAAAAAGGGAATCCAATGATCTGGAAAGATATACGCAGCAAGAGCTTGATGATGCAAGAAAACAGCTTGAGCATTTATCAAAGCAGTACGAGGAGCTAGAAGCAAAGTCGAAAGCAGATATTAAATTTCTTGCTAAAGAGTTCAAATCTCTCAAACGTTCTGATGCAGAACTGAAGGAGAAACTTGGTCAATCTCTGAAAGAGAAATCTGAAATTGAGGTATTTTATGGTGGTGCTTTTCACATATTAAATGTCAAGAGGTTTTCAAAAGGGATAAAGTACAAAAGTAGCCCTATGATTATTGGGAGAACATATTTAAACTCCATGTATAAATCCATGTAATGTTAGCACTAAGGTTTTGTAGATAGAGTAATTTCAGACTCCATTGACGAAAGATCTAATAGAACTCAATTTCATGTTAATTTGGTTGCGTGTCTCCGCTCCCTGAGCCCCACTAGCATCCACATGTAACCAAAGTTAGTGCTAATATTGCACGGTTTTATACGTGAAGTCTAAATCTGATCTCCCCTAATAACCATAGGGCTAAATTTATACTTTAGGTTGCGCAGACATGGTTAATGGGAAATTGACTTATATTGGATAATGTAGTCTGAAATTGCTCCATCTATATAACATTAGTGCTAACATTGCACTGTTTTATATGTGTAGTCTAAATATGTTCTGTCCTAATAACCATTGGTTAAAtaaatttgtaccttatcccattTTAAAATAATGCTAGTTTACTTCGCATGAACCTTGCGTAGCTAAGGGAATTTAATAGAAAAAACATGCTATTTTATTCTTTGTTTATAGCTAGTACTAACAGCGTCAGTTGCTGAAATCTTTTGTTATTTATTCATTCAAGTTTTTGGAACTTCCTTtgtcttgttttgtacagattTGACTAAGTATTGAACTGTTGAATATTTGATAATTCTGTGATATCTTTCTTTTCTTCAGAAACTTCTTCAGGAGGAACGGCAAATGAATGCGCGTGAGAAAAATGCTCGGAAGAAACTGCTACATGATTGCAATACCCTATGCAACCGTCTTAGAGAGTGCACCCTTAATTTGTCTGTTGAGGATGATGATAAATTTATCATGGATTTCTCTCTAGTAGACGCATTGGATTTGTTGTCAACATCTGATGATCAGATCGGGTGTCTTCTTGCGGAGGTATTTTTTCATGATTTATCTCTGCTTATCATTAATATAATGAATCCTATTGAATGTTTGCATTTTTTAAATCTCACCACACACCGTTAGAAGGAAAACTAGATGTGGTTCATTTGATATCTTCTAATTACATTAGGAATATTGAAGTTTTACATTTTCAAAATGGGTAAATTATGTTCATGGCCCTTGAACTATAGTGTTACTAGCATTATGGCCCCCTAAGCTTCACTTCTTAACATAAAAATCCTTGAATTTTACAATATTGTGAAATTAAAGTCCAAATCAACAAAATC comes from Euphorbia lathyris chromosome 8, ddEupLath1.1, whole genome shotgun sequence and encodes:
- the LOC136201949 gene encoding PX domain-containing protein EREL1 isoform X2, which codes for MTVQCLSVPRFYRVQVGLQSPEGVTTTRVVLRRFNHFLKLFTDLKKSFPKKNLPSAPPKGLLRIKSRTLLEERRCSLEEWMAKLLSDIDISRSMIVASFLELEASARSSFQDENQQSNEARPALDGTPSSLQIPPHSTSSLAVAGSSVTSEYGSDTAYETSELGSPRLGRDTHFEIGVEDLTLDEDLTNPIEKLVKYGMSNIDEGLIMGQTILEQLEGFPRHKSYARHGNNFIGKDTYNGNVSKASSLSSNGLELFSEPEPGKVFGHTRKLSSESVGSDGSSLRGSEVSNFGMPNSSGDGSLDLPGGAEISSVAGDSHIVLPSDQRQRISRVLLTMQRRLGSAKTDMEDLIARLNQEMAVKDYLTTKVKDLEAELDISKQKNKENLQQAVLIERERLTQMQWDMEDLRRKSLEMELKLKSKEVENSGTGLKRESNDLERYTQQELDDARKQLEHLSKQYEELEAKSKADIKFLAKEFKSLKRSDAELKEKLGQSLKEKSEIEKLLQEERQMNAREKNARKKLLHDCNTLCNRLRECTLNLSVEDDDKFIMDFSLVDALDLLSTSDDQIGCLLAEARVLFEDDDDHVAASDDDDTRTTDEELRKLLGNIFNDNAKLRTRVNSVIRSALRTGNKTRNNDEMATKENE
- the LOC136201949 gene encoding PX domain-containing protein EREL1 isoform X4; amino-acid sequence: MAKLLSDIDISRSMIVASFLELEASARSSFQDENQQSNEARPALDGTPSSLQIPPHSTSSLAVAGSSVTSEYGSDTAYETSELGSPRLGRDTHFEIGVEDLTLDEDLTNPIEKLVKYGMSNIDEGLIMGQTILEQLEGFPRHKSYARHGNNFIGKDTYNGNVSKASSLSSNGLELFSEPEPGKVFGHTRKLSSESVGSDGSSLRGSEVSNFGMPNSSGDGSLDLPGGAEISSVAGDSHIVLPSDQRQRISRVLLTMQRRLGSAKTDMEDLIARLNQEMAVKDYLTTKVKDLEAELDISKQKNKENLQQAVLIERERLTQMQWDMEDLRRKSLEMELKLKSKEVENSGTGLKRESNDLERYTQQELDDARKQLEHLSKQYEELEAKSKADIKFLAKEFKSLKRSDAELKEKLGQSLKEKSEIEKLLQEERQMNAREKNARKKLLHDCNTLCNRLRECTLNLSVEDDDKFIMDFSLVDALDLLSTSDDQIGCLLAEARVLFEDDDDHVAASDDDDTRTTDEELRKLLGNIFNDNAKLRTRVNSVIRSALRTGNKTRNNDEMATKENE
- the LOC136201949 gene encoding PX domain-containing protein EREL1 isoform X3; the protein is MLVQVGLQSPEGVTTTRVVLRRFNHFLKLFTDLKKSFPKKNLPSAPPKGLLRIKSRTLLEERRCSLEEWMAKLLSDIDISRSMIVASFLELEASARSSFQDENQQSNEARPALDGTPSSLQIPPHSTSSLAVAGSSVTSEYGSDTAYETSELGSPRLGRDTHFEIGVEDLTLDEDLTNPIEKLVKYGMSNIDEGLIMGQTILEQLEGFPRHKSYARHGNNFIGKDTYNGNVSKASSLSSNGLELFSEPEPGKVFGHTRKLSSESVGSDGSSLRGSEVSNFGMPNSSGDGSLDLPGGAEISSVAGDSHIVLPSDQRQRISRVLLTMQRRLGSAKTDMEDLIARLNQEMAVKDYLTTKVKDLEAELDISKQKNKENLQQAVLIERERLTQMQWDMEDLRRKSLEMELKLKSKEVENSGTGLKRESNDLERYTQQELDDARKQLEHLSKQYEELEAKSKADIKFLAKEFKSLKRSDAELKEKLGQSLKEKSEIEKLLQEERQMNAREKNARKKLLHDCNTLCNRLRECTLNLSVEDDDKFIMDFSLVDALDLLSTSDDQIGCLLAEARVLFEDDDDHVAASDDDDTRTTDEELRKLLGNIFNDNAKLRTRVNSVIRSALRTGNKTRNNDEMATKENE